A window of the Bdellovibrio sp. ZAP7 genome harbors these coding sequences:
- a CDS encoding hemolysin family protein has product MTEFLVVIICLAINMLLSGAEMAFVTVRKVQLQKLGNDARARLLLKLKASPERTLSVIQIGITVVGAVAAAVGGAGAEEALSPLYIEHFKVSPSTADALSIVTVVLPLSYLSVVVGELVPKTLALRKSLIISLWTARALYYGEKVLSPFVSILEKSTHMILKVFSLGQTHDANHGEHDFELEDLPHQTKQYIMNLVSADKLLARDIMVPWSEVVFVRKDDAIEDVETIIVNSGHTRIPVMHDNEIIGLINSKEFFTALKYKNLDWQTLIRPVLKFKAFEPVFRILLQMQQQNSHMAIIYERANLNGLVTMENIFEEIIGDIFDEDDDGFVKKLLAAKSRRRP; this is encoded by the coding sequence GTGACTGAGTTTTTAGTCGTCATCATTTGTCTAGCGATCAATATGCTGTTGTCGGGCGCTGAAATGGCCTTTGTCACAGTTAGAAAAGTACAATTACAAAAACTTGGAAACGATGCTCGCGCGCGCCTTTTGTTAAAGCTGAAAGCCAGCCCTGAACGCACACTTTCGGTCATTCAGATTGGCATTACTGTCGTGGGTGCTGTCGCTGCTGCCGTGGGTGGTGCTGGTGCTGAAGAAGCACTTTCTCCGCTATATATTGAGCACTTTAAGGTTTCACCAAGCACTGCCGATGCTTTATCAATCGTCACCGTGGTTTTGCCTTTGTCTTACTTGAGCGTCGTTGTCGGCGAGTTGGTTCCAAAGACATTGGCATTACGAAAATCTTTGATCATTTCCTTATGGACTGCGCGTGCGCTCTATTACGGTGAAAAAGTCCTCTCCCCCTTTGTATCGATTCTCGAAAAATCGACACATATGATCTTAAAGGTCTTTTCTTTGGGACAAACCCATGATGCTAACCATGGCGAGCATGACTTTGAACTTGAAGATCTGCCACACCAAACGAAGCAATATATCATGAACCTGGTGAGCGCTGATAAGCTGCTCGCTCGAGACATTATGGTGCCCTGGAGTGAAGTGGTTTTCGTTCGCAAAGACGATGCCATTGAAGACGTGGAAACGATTATCGTTAACTCAGGTCACACCCGCATCCCGGTCATGCACGATAACGAAATCATTGGTTTGATCAACTCCAAAGAGTTCTTTACGGCTCTTAAATATAAAAACCTGGATTGGCAGACACTGATTCGCCCGGTTCTAAAGTTCAAAGCTTTTGAACCCGTGTTCCGCATTTTGCTGCAAATGCAGCAGCAGAATTCGCACATGGCGATCATTTATGAACGCGCGAATTTAAATGGCCTGGTCACGATGGAAAATATCTTTGAAGAGATCATCGGAGATATTTTTGACGAAGATGACGATGGGTTTGTTAAAAAGCTTTTGGCAGCGAAATCTCGCCGCCGTCCTTAA